Sequence from the Eriocheir sinensis breed Jianghai 21 chromosome 22, ASM2467909v1, whole genome shotgun sequence genome:
cttgtgcccaaccttctcgcagtaccagcacgttccttggaacctgtctgtgtcgctgacagcgccctttcgtgccctaaagccagaagtcgagtcgtccctgaaacttgacaagctagacctaacaaaggactcaaactccatggcacgtgccagagcttcctacattgatgttggcttagcttggttcacttgtatcttcagctgagggctgtccagggcatcgctgaattgatcacgcagcaaaaccgtcagcaggtcaggggtggcacctgggtatgccttgtgcgccatgctctcagcgcttccaccgccaactcaaggcctcgctggcagcaacagttcaggaccgcagcgactggactacgactctgcctctagccctcctcggcatacggacgtccctcaaagaagactttggccactcctctgcagagctcctgtacggcaccactctccgcctcccaggagaggttctctcgcccactcctggccctccctgcgacatacaggactacgccaggaacctcaagaacgcaatgcagagactccagccagtgccgccacgtacatccccatccaaaacgttcgtgagccaggacctcgacacctgcacacacgtgttcgtgcGAGTGGACGCCACAAAGAAGCCTCTGCAGCAACCATACGATGGCCCCTTCACCGTCATCAAGAGGACGCGGAAGAACATCACAATCGACCGCCACGGCAAATCCGATgtcatcgccatcgaccgggtcaagcccGCGTACCTCCTGCGGCCGGATCCTCCACGCACCAACACCGTGTCAGTGTCCCCCACTCCAGTGATTGCAGACAAACTCCAGTGCCACAGACAAAAACACGTAACGTTCCTCCtacctcgtcactagggggggagttatgtagtgaccctctaaatcttcccgttttcttcatctttaattctttagtctaccctttgactcaccacgttctctttctcttccgccttctattacacacacaccatctcatcctccatatttcatcgagtcgtgggtcactacatcataaaCATGTACCAAATCATCACGTATATTATAACAAACTCACCAACATAGATAATAACACCAAATCATCAACCgtgtatataataatgtatatcAACCTCTGTAAATATTATTTACCATATGTAATAACATTCATATGCCCAAAAATAAAATTCCTCTCCAatggagtcatcactggttattagttgtgtcttttaacctacaaggcggctttaacggacccaaacggcgttgtaccagctacaacgtatgctgcctcgaaaacacacagacagaaatgtttggttttcgctgtagcggcctaggctgccgctacacaaggtcctgagcgagttcctgaagagactcgccgcgcctcctgttgcgggttctgaacctaaccctgaagagctcgttctggtgcttggtcccatatcgttgctccagcgcctgtgccagccccctgtagctgccctttgtcgcattgtcgagctgagcaaagacctccagcgccgcccctttcaggctagtggccagctgcaccgcgcactcttggtcatcccatccgttccgagctgccaacagctcaaactgagcgcggtaagcctcccaggagaccttgccatcaaactcctgaggcttctttctaacaggcgaacccagcagactcatggggctggcggaacttcttgcggggataaactcaggtgaaacagggctcaaactaccccggacttgcgtaggagaagcatcttgggtacaactagcccctgcaggcactggctgtccgtttccagctaagcagtcttcaagggccttcactctgtcacttacgtcacaaactgcctgttcagtacggttcacctttccctgcatttctaatatttctttgtgtcgtctcccgtaccacctccatctcttgttgaagatttgtgtgttctttctccacttctatcaggcgttgtcctaacttcgtggtcacatcagtcatttctcttcgtactgactcacttccatcttgtactgcttgtagctgttgctgtaatcccgtgaagcgatcttttagctgttctttgagttcttggagtgttccttcttgttgttgctgtgctctttcttgttgttctttgagttcttggagtgttccttcttgttgttgctgtgctctttcttgttgttctttgagttcttggagtgttccttcttgttgttgctgtgctctttcttgttgttctttgagttcttggagtgttctttcttgttgttgctgtgctctttcttgttgttgctgtgctctttcttgttgttctttgagttcttggtgtgctctttcttgtttctccccctgtagtctcaaagcttccaagagttcagtcaacacgtcgtccctctgggcagctttggaacgagtctccatggcgaaaaaacaaatgcctacactcctgacgccaatgttatgccggacgtgttacttgggttccgtgtcgccgtcaggagactccgtgggagggagatatgcaaacactttgcacagcttctgtagtttaatattcttccttagtagtacacttcactctgactcttcacttaccactagcttactatgactgggactgggctcctctcgccctcttctcctatatatatccagaacagtacagtctagaatgttacagtatattttagatcatacaagaacatgtagcaaaagtatgtgcgagttggcaacacttcccgcctggcgcctggccacggcgcggacgaggctttgctccccgcccccctgctcgctcttcccggagccttctagagccccatggacgccgggggaagcttccagcacaacactacaaACCTACACGGCGCAACACAATTGACGAACCATTTCGATTACAGTTTTCCACAAACACGAACACACGTTATTTTTATTCTCTACGTATGAGTTTTCCTTtggccttctttctcttttcccttattcctttagcactctttcccttggcactctttcccttggcactcttttCCTTGacactctttcccttggcacttTTTCCCTTGGCACttttgttatagtagttgtagttatatcaatgtattattattattaaatgtcACCACGAATTAGAAATGCAggtatcaatggaaaaaacccacggcagatagatcacgccaccgttTGTAGGAATGTCATCTGTCAGTGTTTATCGGACGAGCGTCTTGGTATGTGTAACAAACATTTCGTCAACTTaggggtcaccttgacatacgtgaccagttgtaacttcattattttccaagtctCTAATCgtcactccttcctgagagcccGACTCATACAGACTtactgtctcggctctctccaacgcccCTGTACTTAGGTTTAAGAATACATTCACCTAAAATAGCAGCGGgtgtttcccttcacgccttgttcgttcccaccaagaccctgtctgagctGCACGCATACAAGACCGGCCGCCGTTACATTATTGGTGATCAGCGGTGCCCAACGTGCCCTAGCCGTCGCTACCTCGTCTGTTCTACAGCGCTACAAGCCACAAGAATTCACCGAACAGGGGACAGGCGTTACGTTACAAGGAAGAAGTAACAAGCAGCACCTCACCAGAGCAGAGGGGGTCACGACAGCAGCCACGCCGTAGCCCACAGCGGCAACACTGCCACTGCCAGGAGCAtcgcccaaacctcttccggcaaacaatcAACAGGGCAAACTCgaacatctcccggtgactacaAGCAATTACCACTTCAGGCGCCTACACAAGTGGTTACATACCCAGGCCGCCAAATCTACTAACGCTGCTCCATAACACTCAAAATACGAGGaacaccgcagccgtcctacgtctggcaaggaGTTCCGGGCGCCGCCATCTCGTCCCGCCGGCCAGAGGGACGCCATCAGCCAAGCAGCCTTCATTTCAACAATCAAAGCACAACCGCCGACATCCCGGGGGTTCTACACGACTCCAGGATCTTGGTAACCTTAAGGCCGACGAACCTGGTTCGTCGCCAGTTCTCCTGTTCATCTGAAAGTCCCGGTATTGTTCCTTTATACTATTTTTTCAGAGGTGCTGATTAGGCTAATTGCGATTTCATTCAATAAGAACGCACGATTCTGATAAttctgtgtatctaacactgttcgtcatccataattgtgagagtaaacGGTCGTACGCGTACGATATTGATCATTATCCAGTTTATTGTATCAGTTACAATTGTCTCCCTAAAATCGGGGAAAATCCCAAGTCCCGAAACTGAGGAAAGTTCTTAAACCTATTGTCTTTTAATCGATTAATCTAATTTAACAACTTTGCCGCGGCAGACGCCGCTGCatccggtctgttgacgagtgttggCCGTGTCATTAGATGGCCAGTGGCCACCGCCGCCCCACTCCGTCCCGCGTTGCGTACCCACATcgcatgtcgaatatatttaaactactccaaccgagctTTAGAACCTAACCGCTAACGGCGGGCGAACCCCATTCTAACGGGGGCTTTACCCCCCTCGAACCCCCCTGTGCTGAGAAGGGTAGCTCTATCTGCCCAACTTGTCAGTCACAGCTTGATGCGCCCACGAGGCACCAACGGCATCCCATGTGACGCGCCCGTGTCACTGTTCGAATATGGTGGTATTGAAGGGTCACAAGGACTCGGTTTTGGGTTATTTGACGGCGCAATGTGGCGCAAAGTGCCTCATGGGTGATACCAATAAAGAGGCTAAAtagtcagttaacacttaccgagaggtgaagtagaATGATAATTTAAGGAGACTAAAGAAAAGCTGAGTGTCGATCCCACCGTCCATCATGGCGTCCCGAGGAAGACCGAGATTCAAAAAGCTGCCTACGTGGCAGCGTGATACACCCCGCGTAGTAATACTTCATGAATGAAATcctttaaaattataaaatacaaatacttgcggcattatttgctttaatatagagaagaaaataacgtagaactcgtaaagagatcgtaatgatccatgcgcgttctggatattactgacttaggaactagtttgtatggtGTACTGCAAGGCAGCTATGTAGCTCAGTCTGTTTATAGAGGCcctcgtgaaacaataacaatggacttagaaaatcgaagccacccaactttataattaacgaggcttgctcccctggcccctccccaaggtaaatcgtatacgaaaatgcattataataataattctttcatgtgctaaattactacgaatattggtttggagtggtgctcCCTAAGATTAACCTTATTTTCTATTGGTGTTTaatgtaacaattacacttcaatactaCAACTTGACCGATGCAAGGTTTTCCTCTATAAAAATCAACTTATTATTGATAGACCAACATTGAAAAACTACATTTTGCATTCACTTGCCAGCTGGTGGTCTCAGATATCAGGACCAGCTGCTTACTGTCTTTGGGTGTAAGTTTGCAAAGTGACACCAGCAAGCAGCCAGAATACACCATCATGTGTTAACTTCCAGCCAGGGAGCCCCGTAAACATTGCGATAGAAGCAGCGTTACTGGCCTCAACAAAGGAATGAGGAATGAGCTTCAGGAGGGCAGCTTGTCGCCTTGCTGTTACAGTGGTAATGAGACTGCCAAGGCCGTGTCGTCTGTAGCCCTCGTCCGTCATCAGCCTCCCAACAGCTCCTTCAAAAGTGGTAGCCACCCAGGCAACAGGCAGCTCCTCGTCCCCCGCCACAGGCAGACTGTTCGGGTCCACGGTGGTGTCTTGAGTCACGCCTGAGTCCCGGTACACTCCCACGAAGGGTACATGCTGTGCCAGGCGGCTGAACACTTCCAGGTGAGCCATTCCACCATATTTAGCTCTCTGGACCAGATAGTGGACCCCTGCCCTCCCCAGCAGGCACACACGGAACCCTGGACCAACCCTGGAGTAGACATGAGTCATAATAAAAACATGGCACTGACAATGGAAATCAGTATACAGTTAGAGCTCGCATCTTACCAGTAATAGGTATACCAAGAAACACTAGTTAGATTTGCATTCATTAGATGCAAATACTTATACCAATGGGGAAAATTAAGATATTTTCACTTATACAAGTTATTGACGTTAATTTAGGTCCTATAATCATAGATACTGcaatgaaatataaaagaaaaataatattttGTGTTTCCGCCAGAAGGCGGAACGAATGATTGGTAGAAGGTGGAAAGAAGAGTATGAGGAATATCATAAATAGGGTGAGgagtaaataagataaataggaGAAGAGTGTATACGGAAGATCGGTAGAAGGTGGAAAGAAGGGTATGAGGAATATCATAAATAGGGTGAGgagtaaataagataaataggaGAAGAGTGTATACGAAAGATTGGAAGAAGGTGGAAAGAAGGGTATGAGGAATGTCATAAATAGGGTGAGgagtaaataagataaataggaGAAGATTGGTATAAGGTGGAAAGAAGGGTATGAGGAATATCATAAATAGGGTGAGgagtaaataagataaataggaGAAGATTGGTATAAGGTGGAAAGAAGGGTATGAGGAATATCATAAATAGGGTGAGgagtaaataagataaataggaGAAGAGTGTATACGAAAGATTGGTATAAGGTGGAAAGAAGGGTATGAGGAATTAATATCATAATAGAGTGAGGAGCAGTGGTGGGCACAgttccgctaaccgctaattagcgtagctaactttttcgttagctgcTTAGCGTTTtggctaactttggaaacagttagcggaccaattagcttccgctaaatgaagttcctcctccgctaacttgtaatatatatattatcatgtatatatgaatgtatgactatGTGTCGAAACACACAAGCTCAGTGTTACCACAGGATGTTATGGgacacgtcagagctgatggccgtgaGAACAGATGTTTGGCTGACACtaaatcagcaaatgatgacaaaTCATCTCAAGTCATCAACACTTCCGGGAAAGGAGCAACGCACATATATACCATTTCGCCCGAGCTACCAGGGAGAGAAGCGGAGAGAA
This genomic interval carries:
- the LOC127002006 gene encoding uncharacterized protein LOC127002006 → MAVFCTEEEVDQLFEALRAAAFVNWGRSLIIHAVPRYLLDLMQKLTEEKGAIIDAIPFVAFTYQPHLDTLPKRVGPGFRVCLLGRAGVHYLVQRAKYGGMAHLEVFSRLAQHVPFVGVYRDSGVTQDTTVDPNSLPVAGDEELPVAWVATTFEGAVGRLMTDEGYRRHGLGSLITTVTARRQAALLKLIPHSFVEASNAASIAMFTGLPGWKLTHDGVFWLLAGVTLQTYTQRQ